From Asterias rubens chromosome 3, eAstRub1.3, whole genome shotgun sequence, the proteins below share one genomic window:
- the LOC117288612 gene encoding synaptic vesicle glycoprotein 2C-like, with protein sequence MASSRHYDQEIRFDGRNEDDDQDEVEIYSVSGRRSRRGADRRGMQASRFGATDEDIELQLQPNQNSVKRVKSTHELGPSAYQTAMEQRNPSGSQERAEELDEAMERLLELVGFGKLQWLMLIVCGWGMVYGSVQLGFIGYLLPDIARDLCLTDESTGWLRGSVFIGVIFVSIIWGCAADLGSRRKTLSVCLIISGVSTAMAACFARSHTALLVFLIIASLGTGGVISIPFAYLTEFVPRRIAHKTVCALLTFTVIGAMLTPIVTAAFASSLTDGDFARSPFANWRIFCLVTSLLPVVSAVLLPTILPDSPYLLAETRKWTETIQVLTQAYSYNRGNSHLEMFKDRANGLYLLKRHTRDRQSFAPSTKLQNCARKLYLGCKNITSLMDKNAFILATSAFAFAFGYCSWTLWLSDFITAEGISSNASVSANSILSDETLGGTLQTHFFNNTTFQNVSFSSILLRGVSYTDCSFVGGSSFERVVSEATSFNRCMFVSTVFTDTDFQPWQFVSSEFVNASFRGTGKGCAVDVPFAPVTAYWQIMFGHSGGLLGLLLSVFITRLIDTRLLFMYGTLVTAVTIVFGFFPLTGWTAAVRQFVLQFGGFASCSAIIVQVLLSFPTHKRVTCLGLVLSVVTTGGLLGFMAVVVLPQVADIIVTASLLLVGVLCSCCFQRHSLV encoded by the exons ATGGCGTCTAGCCGCCATTATGATCAGGAGATCAGATTTGACGGGAGGAACGAAGACGATGATCAGGATGAAGTGGAGATTTACTCCGTGAGCGGACGACGGAGCAGGCGGGGTGCAGATAGGCGGGGGATGCAAGCCTCTCGTTTCGGGGCCACGGATGAGGACATCGAGTTACAACTTCAGCCAAACCAAAACTCCGTAAAGCGAGTCAAGTCGACCCATGAACTTGGTCCCTCTGCCTACCAGACGGCAATGGAGCAGAGGAACCCTTCGGGGTCGCAGGAGCGAGCTGAAGAACTGGATGAGGCCATGGAGAGACTGCTGGAGCTTGTTGGATTCGGGAAGTTGCAATGGCTGATGCTGATTGTGTGCGGCTGGGGGATGGTCTACGGCAGTGTTCAGTTGGGGTTCATCGGGTATTTGCTGCCGGACATTGCACGGGATTTATGTCTGACCGATGAGTCCACTGGATGGTTGA GAGGCTCCGTGTTTATTGGAGTGATATTTGTGAGCATCATCTGGGGATGCGCTGCCGATCTTGGTAGCAGACGGAAAACCCTGAGTGTGTGTCTGATTATAAGCGGAGTCTCCACGGCAATGGCAGCGTGCTTCGCCCGGAGCCACACGGCTCTGCTGGTGTTTCTTATCATCGCAAGTCTTGG AACCGGCGGTGTGATCTCGATCCCCTTCGCCTATTTGACTGAGTTTGTACCGAGACGAATTGCACATAAGACGGTGTGTGCTCTTCTTACATTCACGGTCATCGGCGCCATGTTAACTCCAATTGTAACTGCAGCATTTGCCTCAAGCTTGACAGACG GAGACTTTGCTCGCAGCCCATTCGCGAACTGGCGTATATTCTGTTTAGTGACGTCGCTGCTTCCCGTGGTATCGGCCGTACTTCTCCCAACGATTCTCCCCGACAGCCCATATCTATTAGCAGAG ACAAGGAAATGGACAGAGACTATCCAGGTCTTGACGCAGGCGTACTCGTACAACCGTGGTAACTCGCACCttgaaatgtttaaagacagG GCCAATGGGCTGTATCTGCTAAAACGGCATACCAGAGACCGACAGTCATTCGCTCCGAGCACAAAACTTCAGAACTGCGCCAGAAAGTTATATTTA GGTTGTAAAAATATTACGTCTCTCATGGACAAAAACGCATTTATCTTGGCGACCAGTGCCTTCGCTTTTGCATTCGG GTATTGCTCCTGGACGTTGTGGCTATCGGATTTCATAACGGCCGAGGGTATCTCATCTAACGCCAGCGTCTCGGCAAACAGCATACTAAGCGACGAAACCCTTGGGGGAACTCTACAGACTCATTTCTTCAACAACACAACATTCCAGAATGTCTCTTTTTCGAGCATCCTCCTGAGGGGCGTGTCCTACACCGATTGCTCTTTCGTCGGGGGGAGCTCATTCGAGAGGGTCGTCAGCGAAGCCACCTCGTTCAACCGCTGCATGTTCGTCAGTACGGTGTTCACAGACACGGACTTCCAGCCGTGGCAGTTCGTGAGCAGCGAGTTCGTCAACGCCTCGTTCCGGGGTACGGGGAAGGGTTGCGCCGTGGATGTACCTTTTGCCCCCGTGACGGCGTACTGGCAGATAATGTTCGGCCACAGTGGGGGCCTGCTTGGTCTTCTACTGTCGGTATTCATTACGCGACTGATTGACACTAGACTACTTTTCA TGTACGGAACTCTTGTAACTGCAGTGACCATCGTCTTCGGTTTCTTTCCCCTCACGGGCTGGACGGCTGCCGTGCGCCAGTTTGTACTTCAGTTCGGTGGATTTGCCTCCTGTAGCGCCATCATCGTTCAAGTGTTACTGTCGTTTCCAACACACAAGCG GGTTACATGCCTTGGCTTAGTGCTATCTGTTGTCACAACGGGCGGTCTTCTCGGTTTCATGGCGGTGGTTGTGCTTCCACAAGTCGCTGACATCATCGTGACGGCTTCGCTACTTTTAGTCGGAGTATTGT GTTCGTGCTGTTTCCAGAGACATTCGCTGGTGTAA
- the LOC117288182 gene encoding F-box/LRR-repeat protein 20-like produces the protein MATEEGVTVATDKGVSVATNDVFRNCSDLPDEIMLYHVLPLMSIREVNTCKLVCKKWQHYVTSYIKRLKVIDLTQWDCMVTEDLLLGIVKYATNVRELRLDVCWRAVTDTSITAAAEVCHNLRVFAASRCGNLTDNAIVTLAEMCPHLEELDLSSCYGISDEAVCGLADNAKNLKELHMSSVYGVTDYGVSQLAFKCSLLQNLDVSYCNVVSNIGLQAFLNKEGPLALTELRVKNCHKVTYPMIFKLMEAGVAVNNMF, from the exons ATGGCAACAGAAGAGGGAGTAACTGTGGCGACTGATAAGGGAGTATCCGTAGCAACAAATGATGTTTTTAGAAACTGTTCCGATCTTCCGGATGAGATCATGCTGTATCACGTCTTGCCACTGATGTCCATACGCGAAGTGAACACCTGCAAGCTCGTCTGCAAGAAGTGGCAGCATTACGTGACCTCTTACATCAAGAGGTTAAAGGTCATTGACCTGACGCAGTGGGACTGTATGGTAACTGAGGACCTACTTTTGGGGATAGTGAAATATGCAACGAATGTACGGGAACTGAG GTTAGACGTATGTTGGAGAGCTGTAACAGACACCAGCATCACCGCCGCTGCCGAAGTCTGTCACAATCTGAGGGTTTTTGCCGCGAGTAGATGTGGGAATCTGACAGACAATGCCATCGTTACTTTGGCTGAGATGTGTCCCCATCTAGAGGAGCTGGATCTCAGCAGCTGCTACGGG ATTAGCGATGAGGCTGTTTGTGGGTTAGCCGATAACGCCAAGAACTTGAAAGAGCTTCACATGAGCAGTGTCTACGGCGTGACAGACTACGGAGTCAGCCAGCTGGCCTTCAAGTGCTCGCTACTTCAGAATCTTGATGTGAGCTACTGCAACGTTGTGAGTAACATCGGACTGCAGGCATTCCTGAACAAAGAGGGACCGCTGGCACTGACAGAGCTTCGGGTCAAGAACTGCCACAAG GTCACCTATCCAATGATTTTTAAGCTAATGGAGGCAGGAGTGGCTGTCAACAATATGTTCTGA